The following DNA comes from Chitinophaga nivalis.
TTATTGCCGCTGTTTTATCATAGGAATGGGGCAAGCCTATTATAAGATGATTGATGAAAGTCCGGCTAAAGCAACACCGGATGTAGAAGCAGAAATCATTGGTTTCATCGGATATGACGTCTATGAAGAAAAATTCGGCGAAACATTTCACCGGCATTCAATATACAATATTGCATCCGGATCAAATAACAAGGGCTGGTAAACGGCATAGAGGGCCAGACTATTTCCTCGTATACACCTTAAACCCATACAATCGTATTTGCATTGTATGGGTTTTGTATGCATACATGATGACTATGACTTTCCTCCTGATTGCAGGACGTCTCCCGTTAGGGGATCGTAATAAGTGTCTCAGACATTTTCTGATAAGCGCATATCCGCTTGGAGCTACCTCTTTTCATCCCTGCTGACCGCTGAAACAAATTCATATATTAGTAACATAACGGGATGGTACTTTTACTTAAATCATGCTAATTTAGAAGCTTAAACCGAACCCTTTCGTGCCGCAACAGGACATTCAGCACAACATCGCTTGCTGGCTGCAAGGTGATAACACGCAATACGAAGCCATCTTTTATCATTACCATCCCCGTTTGTATAAATACCTGATCCGTTTCATCAAAAACCATGTATGGGCCGAAGAAATGGTGATGGATGTGTTATACAAAGTATGGCAGAAACGTGACACCATCCGTGGGGCGGATACTTTTGAAAATTATTTGTTTACCATAGCACGTAACCTGCTGATCAGCGAATGGCGGAAAAAAATCGAGACTTTATTGTCGCTGGAAGAAGCCAGTACCGCACCGGCCGATCCGGGTTATGATCCCCTTTTATATAAAGAACTGGAACAGGTATATCAGCAAAGCCTCACCACTTTACCGGAGCAACGCCGCCGGATTTTTCTCCTTCATCGCCAGGAAAACCTGAGCTATAAACAGATTGCCACGCAGCTGGATATATCACCCAAAACTGTGGAAAACCAGGTGTCCAGCGCCCTCAAACACTTACGCGCCGCTATGATGCGCTATCTCTCCAGCGTTATTCTTTAAGCCATCCTGTATTAACAAATTGTTACCGCTTAGGGGATGCAGCCCCTGTTTGCGTATGCATGGTTGTATTCAATTACTACCGGCATGTTACAGCAAAAAGAAGCAGACCAGGCACTATTGCAACAATACCTGGAAGGCAGCTATACCCAGGAGCAGTTAAAACAGATACAGGTGTATCTGACAGATCCTGCCTACCGGGATAGTATGGCTGTATTCCTGGAAAAGCAATGGCTGGAACTGCCGGCAGCACCTATAACGGTAACGCCTGCACTGCAACAACGTTACCAGCAGTTTTTGGTCAAAACAAACGAGACAACGGTGGTACGCCGGTTATGGTCTGGCTGGCGGCGGGTGGCCGCGGTAGCAGCCGTATTGCTGTTGTCGGGTTATTCGGGGTATCGCTGGTACAATGGCCAGTTGAAAACAGGAAAGGTGGCCGGACAATGGACCTGGCTGAAAAATCCACCGGGAAAAAGGTCCCGCATATTGCTGCCGGATAGTTCCGTGGTATACCTGAGCGGTGGTAGTAGCCTCCGTTACCCGGCCGGTTATGGTAATAGCCACCGGCAGCTGTTCCTGGAAGGGGAAGCTTATTTTATGGTGAAACATGATACCACTAAGCCTTTTAGCGTAACCACCGGTCAGGTTACTACGGTAGATGTGGGTACGGCTTTTAATATCCGTTCATTGAAAGATCAGCCGGAAATATGTATTGCGGTGGCGGAAGGTGTGGTGAATGTATCAGATACCAAAGGGGAAGTAGGTAGTCTTACGCGGCTGCAGCAGTTGCGTTACCATGTGCAGACAGGTAGCCATAAAACAACGCTGGTAGATAATGAAGCACAGATAGGTAGCTGGCGGGAAGGCGTATTGTTATTCCGTAAACAGTCATTGGGAGAAGTAGCGACCGAGCTGGAAAGATATTATGGGGTGAGTATCCGTTTTGCACAGCCGGCATTAGCGCATGTTTTAATTACCACCACCCTGAAAAATGTATCACTGCCGGAAGCGCTGGATATACTGTCACTAACAGCGGCCGTGCAATGTAAACAGGAAGGAAATACGGTGACAATCCGTACTGTAAGATAAAAAAAATCCGTTCCGGGCTTACGCGGAACGGATCACTGAAGCTGTCATTAATGGCCAGGGGACGGGAATCCATATGGCCTTTATAATAACCATCAAACAGTCACTAAAAGTATGAAAAAAAAGCGAATCATCGCCAGTCATGTGGTGGTCAGGTGCAGGTATCACATTATGTTACTGCTGGCTTGTCTATTTACAGGTCTCAGTTTACAGGCACAGGATAGTAACAGAAAACTACAGGTAAATTTTCAAAATGCCACCTTACAGGAGGTGAGCGCCGGACTGGAAAAATTATCCGGTTATGCTTTCTCTTATACAGAAAGTAATGCACGCGACTATGGTAAAAGAATTACACTTTCCTTAAACAATGTTACCATTACACAGGTCCTGGAACAGCTGTTTCAGGGCAGTCCGCTGAGCTATCTGATCAAGGGCAACATGATTTATCTGCGGCCCAATCCGGCCTATCGCAGGCCGGGCGCTAAAGGCACACTGAAAGGCCGGGTGGTGGATTTTGAAACCACCCAGCCATTGGTGGGTGCTACGGTTCAGTTATCAGGCACCGCTTACGGTGTGGTAACGGATGAAAGAGGATTTTATCGGCTGGAGAACGTACCTGCCGGTAATTATGATATGGTCATCAGTTACATCGGGTATAAGCGGGATGTAATGAGTCGTATTGCTGTAGATGACAATAAAGAGAGAAGTTATGATGTAAAATTACAGGCAGGCGGCTCACTGAAAGAAGTAGTGGTGGATGCGGGCCCACGTAAGGTAAGAGCGGTGACGCATAATACAGAACGGCAGTTGCTGCAGGAAATCCGTGGCGCCACCGGTGTGGTATCTGGTATTTCCAATGAGATGATTGGTAAAACGGCAGACAGGAATGCGGCAGAAGTAGTAAAGCGCATTTCCGGTGTAACGGTAATGGATGATCGCTTTATTGTGGTGCGGGGTATGAATGAACGTTACAACCTGACTTATCTGAATGGGAGTATTGCACCGGCAACGGAATTGTATAGTAAGGCTTTTGCCTACGACCTGCTGCCCAGCAGCATCATTGATCGTATACTGGTGTACAAATCTCCGGTAGCAGATTTGTCGGCAGATTATGCCGGCGCCGGGATTAAAATTTTCACTAAAAATGCGATGCCGGTAAGACACCTGGACGTAGGTGTGCAGATAGCGCATCGTCCTGGCTCTACACTGGAAACTATCAATAGTTATACAGGGGGGAAATATGATTTCCTGGGGTTTGATGACGGTACCCGCAAACTGCCGGCATTTTCGCCCGGTTATTTCAACTCCGGTAAAACACAAACCAGTGTCAGCCAGGAAGAAATGGTGAAAGGATTTTCCCCGGAGTTGGCTTATGGTACCCGGAAGAGTTCTCCCGACCTGCAGTTTTTTGTCAACTATTACGATGCCTATCGGATAGGCCGTAAGCAATTGTATAACCTGACTTCTGTTACCTATACGAAAGAAACCAGGTTTTACGATGTATATCGCCAGTTGGGAAATACAGGGGCATTTGGTGGCCCATCAACGGATGATGGCGGACAGAGTTTTGCAGATAGAAACAGCATCACAAACAGCCGGCAGACGACAGAAATCGGAAAAGTGAATGTTTTGGAGAACCTTACCCTGAAGCTGAATGATAACCATCAGGTTTCCTTCAATAACTTTTTTGTGAATGAAGGCCGCAGCCTGACTTCTATCAATGATTCCCGCCGGAATACCGGCATGGAAAATATGCAGCAATATGGATTGGGCCGCGATATTATATTATCCTTTCAACAGCGTATGCTGTATGCAGGTAACTTCACCGGCCGGCATTTGCTGGGACAGCGTAAGACACATGAAGTCAACTGGAACCTGAGTTATACGTTCGACAGGCAGGATATACCGGATATGCGGGTGATGCATTTTGCGAGCCGGGGCCTCTACCTCGAAGATCCGGCTTATGGTTATTTCTCCGTTAATACCCAGTTTGGGGGTAAAATGGCGCGGTTATTTATCCGTAACCAGGAAAAGGTATATAATGCGTCCATCGATTATAGCTGGCAGCTGCACCCGCAGTTTACCCTGAAAGCGGGAACCTTTCAAATGTATAAAGTAAGACAGGTAGGCCGGCGTGTATTCTGGATCAACCGGGGCGGCCTTCCTTCCGGCGAAAGTATCGTTCAGCCTAATAGCGACTTTGAACAGGGATGGCATACCGGTTGGGGCCACAACGACAACAACATTATTTTTTACCGGCAGCAGGATCTGCCTACGTTGTGGAACCCGGCTAACTTCCGGGAAGATAAATCCGGACTGCAGATATATGATTTAACCAATCCCGTAGACGCCTATACGGCGAGTGAACAGAATAATGCGTTTTACCTGATGGGCGACGCCAAAGTACTGCGCAATAAACTGACGCTGAATGCAGGTGTACGGGTAGAATATGACCGGCAGCATTTATCCGGTGCTATTGAATACAATGGTATCATTGCTTCTGTACCGGTAGATAAACGAAAAACCATGGTACTGCCCTCTTTTAATGCCACCTATCGGCCAGACTCGCTGTTTGTGATCCGTGGTGGGTATGGCCGTACGCTGAACCGTCCGGAATTCAGGGAAATCACCCCTTATAACGACTACGATTATCAGTCCAGTGAATATATTCAAGGTAATCCCAAAACAGTAACCGCCACGATTGATAACTATGATCTCCGTTTTGAATTCTATCCCAACAACAGGGCTCAGAATGAGGTATTTAATATAGGCGCCTTTTATAAACACCTGAAAGACCCGATTGAAAAATTCCGTAAGGATATCAATAACTCAGATTACGCCGGATTTTATTCTACGGAGATCAGTTTTGGCAATGCTATTTCAGCCAATATCTATGGCGTGGAAATGGAAATTAAGAAAAGCCTGTCGTTTATACCAGGTTCCTTGTTTCGCAATCTCTCCGTTATGCTGAATGGTGCATTGATTAAAAGTACAACGGTGGAAAGAACGCAGAACGAAGGCTTTTGGGATACCACTACTGTGTCTGGCGCACCGTTACAGGGGCAGTCTCCCTATGTACTCAATGGCGGCCTGTTTTATGAAAACGCCGGCTGGGGTACTAAAATAGGGTTGGTCTATAATGTTAGCGGACCTCGTATTTATGCCAAAGGTGTGGTCATCGCGGAGAGGTTTCCGGATTATGCGAAACGTGTACGTCCTGACCTGCTCGAAACACCCCGGCATTTGCTCGATCTGTCTGTTACCCAGCGTATCGTAAAATCATTACAGGCCAAGTTTAGTATACAGAACCTGCTGGCGCAGCCGGTACGTCTGGTAGAAGATTATGCACGTAACCAACGGTATGATAAGGAGGTGCAGGTAGAGAATACAGCGGGGAAACTGGTATATACCGGCGATAATATTTTCAGCAGTTATAATCCGGGCAGATACTTTATTCTCTCCCTTTCTTATGCATTTTAATCCCGGTGTTTAACTATAAAAATGTTCTGATGAAAAACATAAACAACAGTTGGCTGATAGGTATGATGGCAGCGGTAGTATTCATGGCATGCCAGAAAGAAGTTACACCGGCAGCACCGGAAGATGCACAGATCAGCTTTTATAATGCCTCAGATAAACTGTGGATGGAAACACGGGAGCTGACTGGTCCAAAAGTTTTCGTATTGATGGATAGCCAGGACACCAGCTATACCTGGTTTAGTGATGCGACGTCAAAGTATCCGTGTTTCTCTGACCAAAACCCTTTTCAGTTTCCGCAGCTGTCGGTATATAATAGCCGGCAGCCGGTTCCGTGGCAACTGTATATGCGCGTAAAGCCGGGTAAACATACGTTATTGCTGACGGATACCAGCCACCGGTCATTGGTAAGCAGTGAGGTAATGACTACACCTGGTCAGCCGGTGACGGTGTTCTATGCGGATAAAGATGGTGTTGTATCTACCTGGACGGTGCAAGATCACCTGCAATGGGCCGATAACAAAGTGCGGTTGCGGATGATGAATTTTTGTCCGGATGGCGATCCGGTTTTTTTTACCGTGAATGGAGAAGTACCGGCAGCTTTTGCGAAAGACACGAAATATGGCGATATACAGGATTTTCAGTCTTTCGCTGTAAAGGAGAAGGATACACTGCGTATCCGTTTTTATCATCCGGGCGATACCGTGAATGCCATTATCGGTACCAACGTCATCACACAGGTGGGGCATTCCTACTCCATCATGTTACGCGGTTATGCGAATGCGCATAGTTATACCGATCCGATTACCGGCAAGACAGTAGAGGTGGGTGCTACATTAAAGGTGGCTGCCTGTAAAAACTATTAGTGAATTGTATTGATCGTATTTAAACACAAGAACGATGTATTCTCTTTTTCGTATCAATAATAAATGGCTGTCACTGTGCAGTATCATCACTGTGGCACTGTTGTGCTTTACAGCCTGTAAAAAAGTAGATGATCATATCAATGAGGTGGTGGAACGGCCATGGGTGGTAGATAGAAGTATCGGATTTAAATGGCAGGGCACTATTAAGCAATATGATTATCCCACCGGGTTACTCGTAGGAGATACCATGACGTTGCTGGGAAACTTTTTCCTGGAGCGTCCTGGTTCCCGGATACGGGTTGGCAATGTAAATATAGTACCCCTGGATACCGCTACTATTCCCTGGGAGATAAGCGCCAGCTGGGACCCCAATGAGAAAATAGGCCGGAATCTGCAAATGGTTCGTTTCCTGATAACAAAGGAAATGGGTATTGGCAGCAACAGACCCATTTCCATTACGGCCAACGGTATTACTATTGAAGCGCCGGTAATAGGAGTCCGCCAGATATCGGCAGGGCTGAACCGTACCGATACCACCTTATGGGTGGATAAGCTGACCGGTTGGATGGCGGAAGACATGAGCCATTACCAGCGATTTACCAATTCGATGGTGAATAATCCAAGTGTCACCGGCAACGGACATGTTTACTTTGATAATTTAGAAGGGATTTACCGGCTGGCAGAT
Coding sequences within:
- a CDS encoding RNA polymerase sigma-70 factor, with the translated sequence MPQQDIQHNIACWLQGDNTQYEAIFYHYHPRLYKYLIRFIKNHVWAEEMVMDVLYKVWQKRDTIRGADTFENYLFTIARNLLISEWRKKIETLLSLEEASTAPADPGYDPLLYKELEQVYQQSLTTLPEQRRRIFLLHRQENLSYKQIATQLDISPKTVENQVSSALKHLRAAMMRYLSSVIL
- a CDS encoding FecR family protein; the protein is MLQQKEADQALLQQYLEGSYTQEQLKQIQVYLTDPAYRDSMAVFLEKQWLELPAAPITVTPALQQRYQQFLVKTNETTVVRRLWSGWRRVAAVAAVLLLSGYSGYRWYNGQLKTGKVAGQWTWLKNPPGKRSRILLPDSSVVYLSGGSSLRYPAGYGNSHRQLFLEGEAYFMVKHDTTKPFSVTTGQVTTVDVGTAFNIRSLKDQPEICIAVAEGVVNVSDTKGEVGSLTRLQQLRYHVQTGSHKTTLVDNEAQIGSWREGVLLFRKQSLGEVATELERYYGVSIRFAQPALAHVLITTTLKNVSLPEALDILSLTAAVQCKQEGNTVTIRTVR
- a CDS encoding TonB-dependent receptor, producing the protein MKKKRIIASHVVVRCRYHIMLLLACLFTGLSLQAQDSNRKLQVNFQNATLQEVSAGLEKLSGYAFSYTESNARDYGKRITLSLNNVTITQVLEQLFQGSPLSYLIKGNMIYLRPNPAYRRPGAKGTLKGRVVDFETTQPLVGATVQLSGTAYGVVTDERGFYRLENVPAGNYDMVISYIGYKRDVMSRIAVDDNKERSYDVKLQAGGSLKEVVVDAGPRKVRAVTHNTERQLLQEIRGATGVVSGISNEMIGKTADRNAAEVVKRISGVTVMDDRFIVVRGMNERYNLTYLNGSIAPATELYSKAFAYDLLPSSIIDRILVYKSPVADLSADYAGAGIKIFTKNAMPVRHLDVGVQIAHRPGSTLETINSYTGGKYDFLGFDDGTRKLPAFSPGYFNSGKTQTSVSQEEMVKGFSPELAYGTRKSSPDLQFFVNYYDAYRIGRKQLYNLTSVTYTKETRFYDVYRQLGNTGAFGGPSTDDGGQSFADRNSITNSRQTTEIGKVNVLENLTLKLNDNHQVSFNNFFVNEGRSLTSINDSRRNTGMENMQQYGLGRDIILSFQQRMLYAGNFTGRHLLGQRKTHEVNWNLSYTFDRQDIPDMRVMHFASRGLYLEDPAYGYFSVNTQFGGKMARLFIRNQEKVYNASIDYSWQLHPQFTLKAGTFQMYKVRQVGRRVFWINRGGLPSGESIVQPNSDFEQGWHTGWGHNDNNIIFYRQQDLPTLWNPANFREDKSGLQIYDLTNPVDAYTASEQNNAFYLMGDAKVLRNKLTLNAGVRVEYDRQHLSGAIEYNGIIASVPVDKRKTMVLPSFNATYRPDSLFVIRGGYGRTLNRPEFREITPYNDYDYQSSEYIQGNPKTVTATIDNYDLRFEFYPNNRAQNEVFNIGAFYKHLKDPIEKFRKDINNSDYAGFYSTEISFGNAISANIYGVEMEIKKSLSFIPGSLFRNLSVMLNGALIKSTTVERTQNEGFWDTTTVSGAPLQGQSPYVLNGGLFYENAGWGTKIGLVYNVSGPRIYAKGVVIAERFPDYAKRVRPDLLETPRHLLDLSVTQRIVKSLQAKFSIQNLLAQPVRLVEDYARNQRYDKEVQVENTAGKLVYTGDNIFSSYNPGRYFILSLSYAF
- a CDS encoding DUF4397 domain-containing protein, with product MKNINNSWLIGMMAAVVFMACQKEVTPAAPEDAQISFYNASDKLWMETRELTGPKVFVLMDSQDTSYTWFSDATSKYPCFSDQNPFQFPQLSVYNSRQPVPWQLYMRVKPGKHTLLLTDTSHRSLVSSEVMTTPGQPVTVFYADKDGVVSTWTVQDHLQWADNKVRLRMMNFCPDGDPVFFTVNGEVPAAFAKDTKYGDIQDFQSFAVKEKDTLRIRFYHPGDTVNAIIGTNVITQVGHSYSIMLRGYANAHSYTDPITGKTVEVGATLKVAACKNY